A window of the Aspergillus flavus chromosome 6, complete sequence genome harbors these coding sequences:
- a CDS encoding putative MFS monocarboxylate transporter (unnamed protein product), whose protein sequence is MLDRVPNGTSYSQPMVNEEEDDIRQDETASGVGNAPGNRESNEDPCRTKEFFKTPTNVSNAGALASKTLSLVRTRESNREIGPPPDGGFLAWFQVALGHFVIFNTWGYINSFGVFQTYYTETLGHPPSDISWVGSIQIFLLFFIGTFSGRATDAGYFKVTLVMGAVLELFCIFMTSLSTKYWQLFLAQGVGQGIGCGLMFCPTIALVPTYFTKRRSIAMGIVASGSATGGLVFPAVVMRLLPRIGYGWTMRILGFISLGTLTPCLLFLKQRLPPRQSGPLVEWAAFKEPSYALFAIGMFLNFWGIYIGFFYIGSFARNIIGVSQSTSIDVLLVMNGVGLLGRLIPNLMADWYTGPLNLLVPCSLATGVVAYCWAAVNSPGGMYAFSVFYGLAAAGIQSLFPATLSTLTTDLKKAGVRMGMVLSVVAVAALIGSPIAGALIQLNDGQYLYAQMFMGSAVVAGAVTLFAARVAKLGFSWQRS, encoded by the coding sequence ATGCTGGACAGAGTACCCAATGGCACTAGCTATTCTCAGCCCATGgtcaatgaagaagaagacgacatACGTCAAGATGAGACTGCGAGCGGCGTTGGAAATGCTCCCGGCAACAGAGAATCAAACGAGGATCCCTGCCGGACGAAAGAGTTCTTCAAGACACCCACAAATGTCAGTAACGCCGGTGCGTTGGCCTCAAAAACGTTGTCGCTGGTCCGCACCAGAGAATCGAACAGAGAAATTGGGCCTCCGCCCGACGGCGGTTTCCTGGCCTGGTTTCAGGTCGCCTTGGGCCACTTTGTCATTTTCAACACTTGGGGCTACATTAATAGCTTTGGCGTTTTCCAGACCTACTATACTGAAACACTAGGGCATCCTCCATCTGACATCTCCTGGGTAGGAAGTATTCAAATAttcttgcttttttttattggGACTTTCTCTGGACGTGCAACCGACGCGGGATACTTCAAGGTCACCTTGGTGATGGGAGCGGTGCTGGAGTTGTTTTGCATTTTTATGACATCTTTGTCCACCAAGTACTGGCAGTTGTTCTTGGCCCAAGGCGTCGGGCAAGGAATTGGCTGTGGGCTCATGTTTTGCCCTACCATTGCCCTAGTGCCTACGTATTTCACCAAGAGGCGCTCGATTGCCATGGGGATTGTGGCCTCTGGATCAGCAACTGGGGGCTTAGTGTTTCCCGCCGTCGTTATGCGTCTGCTGCCTCGGATTGGATATGGATGGACCATGCGAATCCTCGGCTTTATCTCTTTGGGCACACTAACACCCTGCTTGCTCTTTCTGAAGCAAAGGTTACCACCGCGCCAAAGTGGTCCGCTCGTTGAATGGGCTGCCTTCAAGGAGCCTTCCTATGCGTTGTTTGCCATTGGCATGTTCCTCAACTTCTGGGGCATCTATATCGGTTTCTTCTACATTGGTAGTTTTGCCCGCAATATCATTGGTGTCTCCCAGTCAACCTCGATCGATGTGCTCCTGGTTATGAATGGTGTGGGACTTCTAGGCCGGTTGATTCCGAACCTCATGGCTGACTGGTATACCGGGCCACTGAACCTGCTGGTCCCCTGTAGCCTGGCTACTGGGGTGGTTGCATACTGTTGGGCTGCCGTGAACAGCCCCGGGGGGATGTACGCCTTTAGCGTTTTTTATGGTCTCGCTGCGGCTGGTATCCAGTCTCTATTCCCTGCGACACTCAGTACCCTCACAACAGACCTGAAAAAGGCCGGCGTGAGGATGGGAATGGTTCTCAGCGTGGTGGCTGTCGCTGCTCTCATCGGCTCTCCGATCGCGGGGGCATTGATCCAACTAAATGACGGGCAGTATTTGTATGCTCAGATGTTCATGGGCAGTGCGGTTGTTGCTGGTGCAGTGACCTTGTTTGCAGCGAGAGTGGCCAAACTGGGGTTCTCCTGGCAACGGTCATGA